A single genomic interval of Nitrosomonadales bacterium harbors:
- the feoB gene encoding ferrous iron transport protein B — MKRIAILGMPNTGKSTLFNRITGGAARVGNWPGITVELLSGKILLGDDMVEIIDLPGIYDLHGFSDDEQVVRHFLHDNVPDLALVILNATQIERQMSLLLQLKQLNMNVVVLLNMADEAKKYGITIDSRKMSEMIDMPIYLLSGKYGTGYPEAMQAVTRALRYPTPGMAEQLRSQLEQDEHIETEMARLMKHAVQVPARLPDNLTEKLDHVMLHPWLGLPIFFGIMYLLFQGIFFLGQPLQTGVAFVLDWLRTAALEPLFSGLPAMLNGLLLDGVYNGVATVAAFVPIIVLFFLFMALVEDSGYLSRAAFLMDALMAKMGLDGRGFVMLLMGFGCNVPALMGTRVMRSRAIRLLTMLVIPFSLCSARLQVFVFITAALFSPQAAPLVLFSLYLFSFGAAILTALLFKGQFRNSEPFVLELPPYRFPTTRQIMMRGWLEVNHFLRRATQFIIAGVVLVWLLTHLPPSAVPASADTLSGMIGDWLRPVFAPIGITPELTIALIFGFVAKEIVIGSLAVIYGLSGEALNGALGLQLDWVQAYSFMLFTLVYTPCLSTIATLRSESKNAGFTLLSIGWSLALAWLISFAFYQGARALGY, encoded by the coding sequence ATGAAACGCATCGCCATACTGGGCATGCCCAACACCGGCAAATCCACGCTGTTCAACCGCATCACCGGCGGCGCGGCGCGCGTCGGCAACTGGCCGGGCATCACGGTCGAACTGCTCAGCGGCAAGATCCTGCTGGGCGACGACATGGTGGAGATCATCGACCTGCCCGGCATCTACGACCTGCACGGGTTTTCCGACGACGAACAGGTGGTGCGCCATTTCCTGCACGACAACGTGCCGGACCTCGCGCTGGTCATCCTCAACGCCACGCAGATCGAACGCCAGATGAGCCTGCTGTTGCAGCTCAAGCAGCTCAACATGAACGTGGTGGTGCTGCTCAACATGGCCGACGAGGCGAAGAAATACGGCATCACCATCGACAGCAGGAAAATGTCCGAGATGATCGACATGCCGATCTACCTGCTCAGCGGCAAATACGGCACGGGTTATCCCGAGGCGATGCAGGCCGTCACCAGGGCGCTGCGCTATCCCACGCCGGGCATGGCGGAACAGTTGCGCAGCCAGCTGGAACAGGACGAACACATCGAGACGGAGATGGCGCGCCTGATGAAACACGCCGTGCAGGTCCCGGCGCGCCTGCCCGACAACCTCACCGAAAAACTCGACCACGTGATGCTGCACCCGTGGCTGGGACTGCCGATCTTTTTCGGCATCATGTACCTGCTGTTCCAGGGCATCTTCTTCCTCGGCCAGCCGTTGCAGACGGGCGTCGCGTTCGTGCTGGACTGGCTGCGCACCGCCGCGCTCGAACCGCTGTTTTCCGGACTGCCCGCGATGCTGAACGGGCTGCTGCTGGACGGCGTGTACAACGGCGTCGCCACCGTCGCCGCCTTCGTGCCAATCATCGTGCTGTTCTTCCTGTTCATGGCGCTGGTCGAGGACAGCGGCTACCTGTCGCGCGCCGCGTTCCTGATGGATGCGCTGATGGCGAAGATGGGGCTGGACGGCCGCGGTTTCGTGATGCTGCTGATGGGCTTCGGCTGCAACGTGCCCGCGCTGATGGGCACGCGCGTGATGCGCTCGCGCGCCATCCGTCTGCTGACCATGCTGGTGATCCCGTTCTCGCTGTGCTCGGCGCGCCTGCAGGTGTTCGTGTTCATCACCGCCGCGCTGTTCTCCCCGCAAGCCGCACCGCTGGTACTGTTCAGCCTGTACCTGTTCAGCTTCGGAGCCGCGATCCTCACCGCGCTGCTGTTCAAGGGCCAGTTCAGGAACAGCGAGCCCTTCGTGCTGGAACTGCCGCCGTACCGCTTCCCCACCACCCGGCAGATCATGATGCGCGGCTGGCTGGAAGTGAACCACTTCCTGCGCCGCGCCACCCAGTTCATCATCGCCGGCGTGGTGCTGGTCTGGCTACTCACCCACCTGCCGCCATCCGCCGTCCCCGCCAGCGCGGACACCCTGTCCGGCATGATCGGCGACTGGCTACGGCCGGTGTTCGCGCCGATCGGCATCACACCGGAACTCACCATCGCGCTGATCTTCGGCTTCGTCGCCAAGGAGATCGTGATCGGTTCGCTCGCGGTGATCTACGGTCTTTCCGGCGAAGCCCTCAACGGCGCGCTGGGTCTGCAACTGGACTGGGTGCAAGCCTACAGCTTCATGCTGTTCACCCTGGTCTACACGCCGTGCCTGTCCACCATCGCCACGTTGCGCAGCGAATCGAAGAACGCAGGCTTCACCCTGCTCTCCATCGGCTGGTCGCTGGCACTGGCCTGGCTGATCAGTTTCGCGTTCTATCAGGGCGCGCGCGCGCTCGGCTACTAG
- a CDS encoding cupin domain-containing protein, whose product MKPLKTLLGGMSVQEFLRDYWQKKPLLIRKAIPDFNGLLDHRQLIDLACTEDVQSRLVTQQRGKFELRHSPFERADFDRLGKTRWTVLVQGVNNHLPEAAELIKRFSFIPHARLDDLMVSYAPKGGGVGPHFDAYDVFLLQGMGHRRWQISTQQDRTLVEGAPLRILKDFRIEQEWVLEAGDMLYLPPHCAHNGIAEDDCMTYSIGFRTPSHQELAEQFLVYLQDRIEVDGMYADPDLKTQKHPSKISEAMLRQVEKAIKQVRWDREDIANFLGCYLSEPKPHIFFDAPARPLSPAKFRQALQKRGVRLDLKSQMLCHAGRIFLNGESCQPDHSAYPQLRRLADDRELPALPECADALAEMLYQWYLDGYIHPA is encoded by the coding sequence ATGAAACCTTTGAAGACCCTGCTCGGGGGAATGAGCGTCCAGGAATTCCTGCGCGATTACTGGCAAAAGAAGCCGCTGTTGATCCGCAAGGCGATCCCCGATTTCAACGGCCTGCTCGACCATCGCCAGTTGATCGACCTGGCCTGCACGGAAGATGTGCAATCGCGCCTGGTGACGCAGCAACGCGGCAAATTCGAATTGCGCCACTCGCCGTTCGAACGCGCGGATTTCGACAGGCTGGGTAAAACCAGATGGACGGTGCTGGTGCAGGGCGTGAACAACCACCTGCCGGAAGCGGCGGAACTGATCAAACGATTCTCCTTCATCCCGCATGCGCGCCTGGACGACCTGATGGTGAGCTATGCGCCCAAGGGCGGCGGGGTCGGGCCGCACTTCGATGCCTATGACGTGTTCCTGCTGCAGGGCATGGGACACCGGCGCTGGCAGATCTCCACGCAGCAAGACCGCACGCTGGTCGAAGGCGCGCCGCTGCGCATCCTGAAGGATTTCCGCATCGAACAGGAGTGGGTGCTGGAGGCGGGCGACATGCTGTACCTGCCGCCGCACTGCGCGCACAACGGCATCGCCGAAGACGATTGCATGACCTATTCCATCGGCTTCCGCACCCCGTCCCATCAGGAGCTCGCGGAGCAGTTCCTGGTGTATCTGCAGGACCGCATCGAAGTGGACGGCATGTATGCCGACCCGGACCTGAAAACACAGAAGCATCCATCGAAGATCAGCGAGGCGATGCTGCGCCAGGTGGAAAAAGCGATCAAGCAGGTGCGCTGGGACAGGGAAGACATCGCGAACTTCCTCGGTTGCTACCTGAGCGAACCCAAGCCACACATCTTCTTCGATGCGCCCGCGCGTCCATTGAGTCCGGCAAAATTCCGCCAGGCACTCCAGAAGCGCGGCGTGCGACTCGACCTGAAGAGCCAGATGCTGTGTCACGCCGGCCGGATATTCCTGAACGGCGAATCCTGCCAGCCGGATCATTCCGCTTACCCGCAGTTGCGCCGCCTGGCCGACGACCGCGAGTTGCCCGCCTTGCCGGAATGCGCGGACGCGTTGGCTGAAATGCTTTACCAGTGGTATCTGGACGGTTATATTCATCCTGCCTGA
- a CDS encoding MBL fold metallo-hydrolase, which yields MRFASLGSGSEGNALLVGAGRTLVLLDCGFGLRDTTLRLARLGVSPEQLSGIVVTHEHGDHIGGVARLAHKFKLPVWLTHGTLRVQSKRLSGLSLLHEIDPHQSFAVGDVEVQPYPVPHDAAEPVQFVFGDGARRLGVLTDAGCGTPYIEATLNGCDALVLECNHDSDMLRNGEYHYSLKQRVAGRFGHLSNDEAAAILARLDSTRLQHLVAAHLSRNNNLPELVVQALCGALDCEREWVGVATQEEGFVWREIF from the coding sequence ATGAGGTTCGCTTCACTGGGCAGCGGTAGCGAAGGCAACGCCTTGCTGGTCGGCGCCGGACGGACGCTGGTGTTGCTGGATTGCGGCTTCGGCTTGCGGGATACGACGCTGCGCTTGGCGCGCCTGGGCGTTTCTCCGGAACAGTTGAGCGGTATCGTGGTCACCCACGAGCATGGCGACCACATCGGCGGTGTGGCGCGCCTGGCGCACAAGTTCAAGCTGCCAGTCTGGCTGACGCACGGCACCTTGCGGGTGCAGTCGAAAAGGTTGTCCGGACTTTCCCTCCTCCACGAGATCGATCCCCATCAGTCGTTCGCCGTCGGCGATGTGGAGGTTCAGCCCTATCCGGTGCCGCACGATGCCGCCGAGCCCGTGCAATTCGTGTTCGGCGACGGAGCGAGGCGGCTGGGCGTGTTGACCGATGCCGGTTGCGGCACGCCTTACATCGAAGCGACGCTGAACGGTTGTGATGCGCTGGTGCTGGAGTGCAACCACGACAGCGACATGCTGAGGAACGGCGAATATCACTATTCACTCAAGCAGCGCGTCGCCGGGCGTTTCGGTCATCTCAGCAATGACGAAGCAGCAGCCATCCTTGCCAGGCTTGATTCGACCCGCCTGCAGCACCTGGTCGCGGCGCATCTCAGCCGCAACAACAATCTGCCGGAACTGGTCGTGCAGGCTTTGTGCGGTGCGCTGGATTGTGAACGGGAATGGGTGGGGGTGGCGACGCAGGAGGAGGGCTTCGTCTGGCGCGAGATATTTTGA
- a CDS encoding 4-hydroxy-tetrahydrodipicolinate synthase, whose amino-acid sequence MIKGSIVAIVTPMHEDSGLDLEAFRALIDFHIEQGTDAIVVVGTTGESPTVDVEEHELLIAETVKHVAGRLPVIAGTGANSTREAIELAAFAKKAGADASLSVVPYYNKPTQEGLYRHFRAIAEAVDMPHILYNVPGRTVADMNNDTVLRLAQIPNIVGIKDATGDISRGSDLLRRAPDDFAVYSGDDASTLALMLLGAHGTISVTANVAPKLMHGMCMAALNGEVEKAREINFRLLGLHRNLFVEANPIPVKWAVARMGKAKNHLRLPLTPLSQGAQEVVEQAMRQAGVLN is encoded by the coding sequence ATGATCAAAGGCAGTATCGTGGCAATCGTCACGCCGATGCATGAGGATAGCGGTCTCGACCTGGAAGCGTTCCGTGCGCTGATCGATTTCCATATCGAACAGGGCACCGACGCTATCGTGGTGGTGGGGACCACCGGCGAATCGCCGACCGTGGATGTGGAAGAGCATGAACTGCTGATCGCCGAGACCGTGAAGCATGTCGCCGGGCGGCTCCCGGTGATCGCGGGCACCGGCGCGAACTCGACACGCGAGGCGATCGAACTGGCCGCCTTCGCGAAGAAGGCCGGGGCGGATGCCTCGCTGAGCGTGGTGCCTTACTACAACAAACCGACCCAGGAAGGGCTCTACCGCCACTTCAGGGCCATCGCCGAAGCGGTGGACATGCCGCACATCCTGTATAACGTGCCGGGGCGCACGGTGGCGGACATGAACAACGACACGGTGCTGCGGCTGGCGCAGATCCCCAACATCGTCGGCATCAAGGACGCGACCGGCGACATCTCGCGCGGCAGCGATCTGTTGCGGCGCGCTCCGGATGACTTCGCCGTCTACAGCGGCGACGACGCCAGCACACTGGCGCTGATGCTGCTCGGTGCGCACGGCACCATCTCGGTGACGGCCAATGTCGCGCCGAAGCTGATGCACGGGATGTGCATGGCCGCGCTGAACGGCGAAGTGGAGAAAGCGCGCGAGATCAATTTCCGGTTGCTTGGTTTGCACCGCAACCTGTTCGTCGAGGCCAACCCGATCCCGGTGAAGTGGGCGGTGGCCAGGATGGGCAAGGCGAAGAACCATCTGCGCCTGCCGTTGACGCCGCTGTCGCAAGGCGCACAGGAAGTCGTCGAACAGGCCATGCGTCAGGCTGGCGTACTCAACTAA
- the ovoA gene encoding 5-histidylcysteine sulfoxide synthase: MQNRPFARTPMLSGNDAEASRREIREYFLSTFDRYEQLFELLSGEQAWFRKPIPLRHPLIFYFGHTATFFINKLVLAGLVQERIDPRLEAMFAVGVDEMSWDDLDDANYDWPEVDEVRAYRNKVRATVDNLIRAAPLAMPIGWDHPWWTILMGIEHERIHLETSSVLIRQHALEYVRPHPDWQPCRESCREPDDAPQNRLVPIPAGEVRLSNERPTARYGWDNEFGSHEASIPAFQASRYLVSNREFLGFVEAGGYADATHWEKEGWDWKSYKHAAHPTFWIKQGDDWKLRLMTGEVPMPWDWPVEVNYHEAKAFCNWKKSVTGQPVRLPGEDEWYRLYDFAGVDEVPSDRPAAANLHLDHYASSCPVDTFRHGELYDVVGNVWQWTETPIYPFDGFEVHPLYDDFTTPTFDGRHNLIKGGSWISCGNETLRSARYAFRRHFFQHAGFRYVVADAPAAEVASHYETDKMLSEYAEFHYGDSYFGVANFPQALADIAIRAMGDRPARSALDLGCASGRATFELARHFDRVTGVDFSARFIGAGVQLAEHGVLRYTLADEGELVSYRERKLSDLELDRVRHKVEFFQGDACNLKPVFAGYDLILAANLIDRLYSPARFLSTVYERLNPGGILLIASPCTWLEEHTRREEWLGGFKKNAENFTTLDGLKEILGAHFRMIGEPVDVPFVIRETRRKFQHSLSQVTLWERVA; this comes from the coding sequence ATGCAGAACCGTCCATTTGCGAGGACTCCGATGCTGAGCGGCAACGACGCGGAAGCGTCGCGCCGCGAGATACGCGAATATTTCCTGTCGACTTTCGATCGCTACGAGCAACTGTTCGAGTTGCTGTCCGGCGAGCAGGCCTGGTTCAGGAAACCGATCCCGCTGCGCCATCCGCTGATCTTTTACTTCGGCCACACTGCGACGTTCTTCATCAACAAGCTGGTGCTGGCCGGGCTGGTGCAGGAGCGCATCGACCCGCGCCTCGAAGCGATGTTCGCGGTGGGCGTGGACGAGATGAGCTGGGACGATCTCGACGACGCCAACTACGACTGGCCGGAAGTCGACGAAGTGAGAGCGTACCGCAACAAGGTGCGCGCGACCGTCGACAACCTGATCCGCGCCGCGCCGCTGGCGATGCCGATCGGTTGGGACCATCCGTGGTGGACCATCCTGATGGGCATCGAGCACGAGCGCATCCATCTGGAGACCTCTTCCGTGCTGATCCGCCAGCACGCGCTTGAATATGTCAGGCCGCATCCGGACTGGCAGCCCTGCCGCGAATCCTGCCGTGAGCCCGATGACGCGCCGCAGAACCGTCTCGTGCCGATACCGGCAGGCGAAGTCAGGCTGAGCAACGAAAGACCGACGGCCCGTTACGGCTGGGACAACGAGTTCGGTTCGCACGAGGCGAGCATTCCGGCGTTCCAGGCCAGCCGCTATCTGGTCAGCAACCGCGAATTCCTCGGTTTCGTCGAAGCGGGCGGCTATGCGGATGCGACGCATTGGGAAAAAGAAGGATGGGACTGGAAGAGCTATAAACATGCTGCGCATCCCACCTTCTGGATCAAACAGGGCGACGACTGGAAACTGCGCCTGATGACCGGGGAAGTGCCGATGCCGTGGGACTGGCCGGTCGAAGTGAACTATCACGAGGCCAAGGCATTTTGTAACTGGAAGAAGTCCGTCACCGGGCAGCCTGTGCGCCTGCCCGGCGAGGACGAGTGGTACCGTTTGTACGACTTTGCCGGTGTGGACGAGGTGCCATCCGACCGACCTGCCGCAGCCAACCTCCATCTCGATCATTACGCATCGTCGTGTCCGGTGGATACGTTCCGGCATGGCGAGCTTTACGACGTGGTCGGCAACGTCTGGCAATGGACCGAGACGCCGATCTATCCGTTCGACGGTTTCGAGGTGCATCCGCTGTACGACGATTTCACCACGCCGACCTTCGACGGGCGGCACAATCTGATCAAAGGCGGCTCGTGGATATCGTGCGGCAACGAAACGCTGCGCAGCGCGCGCTATGCGTTCCGCCGCCATTTCTTCCAGCATGCCGGATTCCGTTATGTGGTCGCCGATGCGCCCGCCGCCGAAGTCGCATCGCATTACGAGACCGACAAGATGCTCTCCGAATATGCCGAGTTCCATTACGGTGACAGCTATTTCGGCGTGGCCAACTTCCCGCAGGCGCTCGCCGACATCGCGATCCGCGCGATGGGCGACCGGCCGGCACGCAGCGCACTCGACCTGGGCTGCGCATCGGGACGCGCCACGTTCGAACTGGCGCGGCATTTCGACCGCGTCACCGGCGTTGACTTCTCCGCGCGCTTCATCGGCGCGGGCGTGCAACTCGCCGAACACGGCGTGCTGCGCTACACGCTGGCCGACGAGGGCGAACTGGTCAGCTACAGGGAACGCAAACTTTCCGACCTGGAGCTGGACAGGGTGAGGCACAAGGTCGAGTTCTTCCAGGGCGACGCCTGCAACCTCAAGCCGGTGTTCGCCGGTTACGACCTGATCCTCGCCGCCAACCTGATCGACCGCCTGTACAGCCCGGCAAGATTCCTCTCCACCGTGTATGAGCGGCTCAACCCCGGCGGCATCCTGCTGATCGCGTCGCCCTGTACCTGGCTGGAGGAACACACCCGGCGCGAGGAATGGCTGGGCGGGTTCAAGAAGAATGCCGAGAACTTCACCACGCTGGACGGGCTGAAGGAAATACTGGGCGCGCACTTCCGCATGATCGGAGAACCCGTGGACGTGCCGTTCGTGATCCGCGAGACGCGCCGCAAATTCCAGCACAGCCTGTCGCAGGTCACGCTGTGGGAGCGCGTCGCGTGA
- a CDS encoding type II toxin-antitoxin system HicA family toxin, translating into MSQWPSVKAKRLLAALLRLGWQIKRQSGSHKTLIRNDWPDFVFAFHDGDEIGPKMLARIAKHTGLSPSDL; encoded by the coding sequence ATGAGCCAATGGCCGTCGGTTAAAGCCAAGCGCCTTCTTGCTGCGCTGCTTCGGCTTGGCTGGCAGATCAAGCGACAATCCGGTTCGCACAAAACACTTATCCGTAATGATTGGCCTGATTTTGTTTTCGCCTTCCATGATGGCGACGAGATAGGCCCGAAAATGTTGGCGCGCATAGCAAAGCATACTGGCCTATCTCCAAGTGACCTTTAG
- the bamC gene encoding outer membrane protein assembly factor BamC — MKVLHIGIAGVALVSLVGCSSIGLGSKRIDYRSGAENVPSLEIPPDLTAPSRDERYMVPGADEEVFATYSDYSKGGSVSAPRVSAGVLPEMRNVHMERNGTQRWLVVNDRAEKVWPEVKAFWQGIGLTIASEDQAAGLMETNWAENRANIQQGPVRSAIGKVFDNIYSSGERDQYRIRLERGKDGGSTEIYVTHRGMEEVLAADGNTSKWQPRAADPEMEAEVLQRLMVHLGGNKVQAAQEIAAGDAAHGATPAAPAGDGKAELLEIFDGSSIVVINDAFDRSWRRVGLAIERAGLAVEDKDRIRGIYFLRPVKAESGWMDKLQFWKDSNSELRYRVNVKDGGVSCEVSVTDQDGTHDDATKRMIEAIYKNIDR; from the coding sequence ATGAAAGTTTTGCATATCGGGATTGCCGGCGTGGCGCTGGTTTCGTTGGTGGGCTGCAGCTCGATCGGGCTGGGCAGCAAGCGTATCGATTACCGGAGCGGCGCAGAGAACGTGCCCTCCCTCGAGATCCCGCCAGACCTGACGGCGCCGAGCCGGGACGAACGTTATATGGTGCCGGGCGCCGACGAGGAGGTCTTCGCGACCTACTCGGATTACAGCAAGGGCGGTTCGGTGTCAGCGCCGCGCGTCAGTGCCGGGGTGTTGCCGGAAATGCGCAACGTGCACATGGAGCGCAACGGCACGCAACGCTGGCTGGTGGTGAACGACCGTGCCGAAAAGGTATGGCCGGAGGTCAAGGCGTTCTGGCAGGGGATCGGGCTGACCATCGCCAGCGAGGATCAGGCGGCGGGACTGATGGAGACCAACTGGGCGGAGAACCGCGCCAATATCCAGCAGGGTCCGGTCCGCAGCGCGATCGGCAAGGTGTTCGACAACATCTATTCGTCGGGCGAGCGCGACCAGTATCGCATCCGCCTGGAACGCGGCAAGGATGGCGGTAGCACCGAGATTTATGTCACCCATCGCGGTATGGAGGAAGTGCTTGCCGCCGACGGCAATACTTCCAAATGGCAGCCGCGCGCTGCAGACCCGGAGATGGAAGCCGAGGTATTGCAACGTCTGATGGTGCATCTGGGCGGCAACAAGGTACAGGCGGCACAGGAGATCGCGGCAGGCGATGCCGCTCATGGCGCGACGCCTGCGGCACCGGCGGGCGACGGCAAGGCGGAGCTGCTGGAGATATTCGATGGCAGCAGCATCGTCGTGATCAACGATGCCTTCGACAGGAGCTGGCGCAGGGTCGGGCTGGCGATCGAGCGCGCCGGGCTGGCGGTGGAGGACAAGGATCGTATCAGGGGTATCTATTTCCTGCGTCCGGTCAAGGCGGAAAGCGGCTGGATGGACAAGCTGCAGTTCTGGAAGGACAGTAACTCCGAGCTGCGCTATCGCGTGAACGTCAAGGACGGCGGCGTGTCCTGCGAGGTTTCGGTCACCGATCAGGACGGTACGCACGACGATGCGACCAAACGGATGATCGAGGCTATCTACAAGAACATCGACCGGTAA
- a CDS encoding peptidylprolyl isomerase: MKIEKDTVVSLRYELFDDGGELLEKVEDPVSYLHGGYDGIFPLVEEALHGKRTGDHCKVTMEPEDGFGEYDHELVEVEPRSSFPREVTVGMQFEGGPENSEEDDFMLYTVVEVTDDEVTVDGNHPLAGKTLVFNCTVTSVRPATEEEIEHGHVHDSENGHMH; this comes from the coding sequence ATGAAGATCGAAAAGGATACCGTGGTATCGCTACGCTACGAATTGTTCGACGATGGCGGCGAACTGCTCGAAAAGGTGGAGGACCCGGTCAGCTACCTGCACGGCGGCTATGACGGCATCTTCCCGCTGGTCGAAGAAGCGCTGCACGGCAAGCGGACCGGCGACCACTGCAAGGTGACCATGGAACCCGAGGATGGGTTCGGTGAATATGACCACGAACTGGTCGAAGTCGAACCGCGCAGCTCATTCCCCAGGGAGGTGACGGTCGGCATGCAGTTCGAAGGCGGCCCCGAGAATTCGGAAGAGGATGATTTCATGCTCTACACCGTCGTGGAAGTGACCGACGACGAAGTGACCGTGGACGGCAACCACCCGCTGGCCGGCAAGACGCTGGTCTTCAACTGCACTGTCACCAGCGTGCGCCCCGCCACCGAAGAGGAGATCGAGCACGGGCATGTGCACGACTCGGAAAACGGGCACATGCACTAA
- a CDS encoding pyridoxal phosphate-dependent aminotransferase produces the protein MSIDFDRDVPRGGTASLKHDGRAAYFGTPDVLPMWVADMDFAAPEAVTRALAERAAHPVYGYTLHPDSLYDALIAWLEKRHGWTVPREWVMMAPGVVPSLFATVLACTRQGEGVIVQPPVYYPFFSAVTTNQRRLVQNELRLEAGRYRIDFEHLEQCAADGARLLLLCSPHNPVGRVWDRTELEELLRIARRHDMTILSDEIHADLVYPGERHTVLATLADDPGRIITAIAPSKTFNIPGLGLSCLIVSDAERRNALKQVFESLHVGNYNPFSIAAFEAAYRGGEEWLDSLLPYLRDTRDYVAGFVGEHLPGISVIPSEGTYLLWLDCRALGMADKQLREFFVQQAKVGMNPGTVFGNGGSGFMRLNIASPRHVVADALQRISNALVKR, from the coding sequence GTGAGCATCGACTTCGACCGCGACGTCCCGCGCGGCGGCACCGCCTCGCTCAAGCATGACGGGCGCGCCGCGTATTTCGGCACGCCGGACGTGTTGCCGATGTGGGTGGCCGACATGGATTTCGCCGCGCCGGAAGCGGTGACGCGCGCGCTGGCCGAACGCGCCGCGCATCCGGTGTATGGTTACACCCTCCATCCGGACAGTCTGTACGACGCGCTGATCGCCTGGCTGGAAAAGCGCCACGGCTGGACCGTGCCGCGCGAGTGGGTCATGATGGCGCCCGGCGTGGTGCCCTCGCTGTTCGCGACCGTGCTGGCCTGCACGCGGCAGGGTGAGGGCGTCATCGTCCAGCCGCCGGTCTACTACCCGTTCTTCTCGGCGGTCACCACCAACCAGCGCCGTCTGGTGCAGAACGAATTGCGGCTGGAAGCGGGACGCTACCGCATCGACTTCGAACATCTGGAACAGTGCGCCGCAGACGGCGCGCGCCTGCTGCTGCTGTGCTCGCCGCACAACCCGGTCGGGCGCGTGTGGGACAGGACGGAACTGGAAGAACTGTTGCGCATCGCGCGTCGCCACGACATGACCATATTGTCGGACGAGATCCACGCCGATCTGGTCTATCCCGGCGAGCGGCACACCGTACTCGCCACGCTGGCGGACGACCCGGGCAGGATCATCACCGCCATCGCGCCGAGCAAGACCTTCAACATCCCCGGCCTCGGCCTGTCCTGCCTGATCGTGTCCGATGCCGAACGGCGCAACGCGCTGAAACAGGTCTTCGAGAGTTTGCATGTCGGCAACTACAACCCGTTCAGCATCGCCGCGTTCGAGGCCGCCTATCGCGGCGGTGAAGAATGGCTGGACAGCCTGCTGCCCTACCTGCGCGACACCCGCGATTACGTTGCCGGATTCGTCGGCGAACATCTGCCGGGGATTAGCGTCATCCCGTCGGAAGGGACTTACCTGCTGTGGCTGGATTGTCGGGCGTTAGGGATGGCCGATAAACAACTGCGCGAATTCTTCGTGCAGCAGGCCAAAGTCGGGATGAATCCCGGCACCGTGTTCGGCAACGGCGGCAGCGGCTTCATGCGGCTGAACATCGCGTCGCCGCGCCATGTCGTCGCCGACGCGCTGCAGCGCATCTCGAACGCGCTGGTGAAACGCTGA
- a CDS encoding peroxiredoxin, producing MQSVQLSVGMEAPHFELPDADMETFALTSLQGRNNIVLYFYPRDDTPGCTMEANEFSDLEEEFAKFDTVVIGISRDDCLSHASFRDKYGLSVLLLSDPDARICKRYGVMYEKEVDGHRKHAIQRSTFVIDKQGKLRHVMYGVHAHGHAQEVFNLIKELK from the coding sequence ATGCAGTCTGTTCAGCTCAGCGTCGGGATGGAAGCGCCGCACTTCGAATTGCCGGATGCCGACATGGAGACTTTTGCGCTGACTTCATTGCAGGGCAGGAATAACATCGTGCTTTATTTCTACCCGAGGGACGATACGCCGGGCTGCACGATGGAAGCCAATGAATTCAGCGACCTCGAGGAGGAGTTCGCCAAGTTCGATACCGTGGTGATCGGCATCAGCCGCGACGATTGCCTGAGCCATGCCTCGTTCCGCGACAAGTACGGGCTGTCGGTGCTGCTGCTTTCCGATCCCGACGCGCGCATCTGCAAGCGTTACGGAGTGATGTACGAGAAGGAAGTGGACGGGCACAGGAAACATGCCATCCAGCGTTCCACTTTCGTGATCGACAAGCAGGGCAAGTTGCGCCATGTCATGTACGGCGTCCACGCACATGGACATGCGCAGGAAGTGTTCAATCTGATAAAGGAACTTAAATGA
- a CDS encoding ferrous iron transport protein A, producing the protein MSGTTLAALHPGDTATIVAIRAEEALHQRLLALGFRNGKRVELIRKASFSGPLQVRIGTTDILLRRSEAAKIEISRT; encoded by the coding sequence ATGTCCGGAACCACCCTTGCCGCATTGCATCCCGGCGATACCGCCACCATCGTCGCGATCCGCGCCGAAGAGGCGCTGCACCAGCGCCTGCTGGCGCTGGGCTTCCGCAATGGCAAGCGGGTCGAACTGATCCGCAAGGCCAGTTTCTCCGGCCCGCTGCAGGTGCGCATCGGCACGACCGACATCCTGCTGCGGCGCAGCGAAGCGGCAAAGATCGAGATCAGCAGAACATGA